In Sphingopyxis sp. 113P3, one DNA window encodes the following:
- a CDS encoding hydroxymethylglutaryl-CoA lyase: MTRVEIVEVSPRDGLQNEARIVASADKVELIRRAVAAGVQRIEVASFVDPRRVPQMADAEAVCAGVAGLAATKIGLVLNQRGAVRALATSVDELGAVVSASDGFGIANQGRSSDESVSDAIAILNLARDHGRRAQVTISTAFGCPFDDEVAPARVADIARRLAAARPIEIALADTIGVAAPGQVVRTLRTVAAAIPGMPIRCHFHDTRGTAIANSWAALTEGAVTLDASIGGLGGCPFAPGASGNVATEDLLYALDRSAIETGISLEPLLEILPWLSATAGRSLPSKLAHVPPFAPDPG; the protein is encoded by the coding sequence ATGACACGCGTCGAGATCGTCGAAGTGTCGCCCCGCGACGGACTGCAGAATGAGGCGCGGATCGTTGCGAGCGCCGACAAGGTCGAGCTGATTCGCCGTGCGGTCGCCGCAGGGGTGCAGCGCATCGAAGTCGCGAGTTTCGTCGATCCCCGCCGCGTTCCCCAAATGGCTGACGCGGAAGCGGTGTGCGCGGGGGTTGCCGGCCTGGCCGCGACCAAGATCGGCCTCGTCCTCAATCAGCGCGGCGCGGTGCGCGCGCTTGCTACCAGCGTCGATGAACTGGGCGCTGTCGTGAGCGCCAGCGACGGCTTCGGCATCGCCAATCAGGGACGGAGTTCGGATGAAAGCGTCTCTGACGCAATCGCGATCCTCAACCTCGCGCGCGATCATGGCCGGCGCGCGCAGGTGACAATCTCGACCGCCTTCGGCTGCCCATTCGATGACGAGGTCGCGCCGGCGCGCGTTGCCGACATCGCGAGGCGTCTCGCGGCCGCACGACCGATTGAAATCGCGCTTGCCGACACCATCGGCGTCGCAGCACCCGGGCAGGTTGTCCGAACCCTTCGCACGGTGGCTGCGGCGATCCCGGGCATGCCGATCCGCTGCCATTTTCATGATACGCGGGGGACCGCGATTGCCAACAGCTGGGCGGCGCTCACCGAGGGCGCAGTGACGCTCGACGCGTCAATCGGGGGCCTTGGAGGCTGCCCCTTTGCACCCGGTGCATCGGGCAATGTCGCGACCGAGGATTTGCTCTATGCGCTCGATCGGTCTGCCATCGAGACGGGAATATCGCTCGAGCCGCTGCTCGAAATCCTCCCCTGGCTCAGCGCGACCGCGGGGCGCTCGCTGCCTTCGAAGCTCGCGCACGTCCCGCCTTTCGCGCCGGATCCCGGCTGA
- a CDS encoding spinster family MFS transporter, translating into MTSPAMPVPRPAYASLVLAILFLVYVLNFLDRQLLSILAKPVQDELGLTDGELGLLGGLYFALFYCVIGVPVAWLADRGNRVRILALACALWSAATIACGLARSYPELAAARMAVGIGEAGGVPPSYSIISDYFPPHRRGMALGLYNLGPPIGSALGVGFGAAMAAAYDWRRAFLMLGLAGLAAAAITWGVVREPSRGGTDVPSEPSDDMPPLAFWPALRLFFGTPALRLVALAGGATQFVTYATLNFTTLFLMREKGMSLSEIALWYALLLGVVVSVGTYASGWLVDRFSARRPQAYGLIPAIALLLALPCFIGFVRTPAWPIAMMFLAGSTCFNCFYLTPSVTLVQNIVPAARRTVSGAVLLLVMNLIGLGLGPTYLGAMSDWLRPSYPDDSLQMAFYSLIPFYGLAAGLYFALARTLTRPGDAGAA; encoded by the coding sequence GTGACCAGTCCGGCCATGCCAGTCCCGCGGCCCGCCTACGCGTCGCTCGTTCTCGCGATCCTTTTTCTCGTCTATGTTCTCAATTTTCTTGACCGGCAGCTGCTATCGATCCTCGCCAAGCCCGTGCAGGACGAGCTTGGCCTGACCGACGGCGAGCTTGGGCTGCTTGGCGGGCTCTATTTTGCGCTTTTCTACTGCGTCATCGGCGTGCCAGTCGCCTGGCTCGCCGACCGCGGCAACCGCGTTCGCATCCTGGCGCTCGCCTGCGCGCTGTGGAGCGCCGCCACGATCGCCTGCGGGCTGGCGCGAAGCTATCCTGAGCTCGCAGCCGCCCGTATGGCTGTTGGCATCGGCGAGGCGGGGGGAGTGCCGCCCTCCTATTCAATCATCAGCGACTATTTTCCGCCGCACCGGCGCGGCATGGCGCTTGGTCTTTATAATCTCGGCCCGCCGATCGGCTCGGCGCTCGGTGTTGGCTTCGGTGCCGCGATGGCGGCCGCCTACGACTGGCGACGTGCCTTCCTGATGCTCGGTCTTGCGGGTCTGGCCGCGGCCGCGATCACATGGGGTGTCGTGCGAGAACCTAGTCGCGGCGGGACCGACGTCCCCTCCGAGCCGAGCGACGACATGCCGCCCCTTGCTTTCTGGCCTGCGCTGCGCCTCTTCTTTGGGACGCCTGCGCTGCGGCTTGTGGCGTTGGCGGGCGGGGCAACGCAGTTCGTCACCTATGCGACGCTCAACTTCACGACGCTCTTCCTGATGCGCGAAAAGGGCATGAGCCTGAGCGAGATCGCGCTCTGGTACGCGCTACTGCTGGGGGTCGTCGTCAGCGTCGGAACCTATGCTTCCGGATGGCTCGTCGATCGGTTCTCGGCGCGGCGACCGCAAGCCTACGGATTGATACCAGCGATCGCGCTGTTGCTCGCGCTCCCCTGTTTTATCGGCTTCGTGCGAACGCCCGCCTGGCCGATCGCAATGATGTTTCTTGCCGGCTCGACCTGTTTCAATTGCTTCTATCTGACGCCGTCGGTGACGCTCGTTCAGAATATCGTTCCCGCGGCCCGGCGGACAGTCTCGGGGGCGGTGCTGCTTCTCGTCATGAACCTCATCGGCCTTGGCCTTGGACCAACCTATCTCGGCGCGATGAGCGACTGGCTGCGCCCCAGCTACCCTGACGACTCGCTGCAAATGGCCTTCTACAGCCTCATCCCCTTTTATGGGCTCGCGGCGGGCCTCTATTTCGCGCTTGCTCGGACCCTCACGCGTCCCGGGGACGCGGGTGCGGCATGA
- a CDS encoding CaiB/BaiF CoA transferase family protein has translation MLDLLRGLRILDLTTVVLGPYATQMLGDLGAEVLKVEPPTGDVFRAVRPGRSDAMGAGFLGCNRNKKSIALDLGDTAGREAFLRLVETADVVVHNMRPKSAQKLGIDFEVCRARNPAILYCYASGFGQQGPYADEPAYDDTIQAVSGLAHLNADSDGTPRFLRTIIADKVGGLHLVIAVLAAVAARQRDGAARCIEAPMFESLVSFLMVEQLAGMSFEPPLGGTGYERLNSPYRKPFATRDGFISILPYTATHWARFLELVGHDELAGDRRVTDSVERSRNIDMLYEIIEAQAPKRTTDEWMTLLRARDVPCARVNRLGDLFENEHLKEVGMFRPLEHPTEGRTLSVRTPFRDIGRTSSPDRAAPSLGADTCSILEEAGFDRAEIAALIASGAARAAT, from the coding sequence GTGCTCGATCTCCTGCGCGGTCTGCGAATTCTCGATCTGACGACCGTCGTTCTCGGACCCTATGCAACCCAGATGCTGGGTGACCTCGGCGCCGAAGTGTTGAAGGTCGAGCCCCCAACGGGCGATGTGTTCCGGGCGGTCCGCCCGGGACGGAGCGACGCCATGGGAGCGGGCTTTCTCGGCTGCAACCGCAACAAGAAATCGATCGCGCTGGACCTCGGCGACACCGCGGGGCGCGAGGCTTTCCTGCGCCTTGTCGAGACCGCGGACGTCGTCGTCCATAATATGCGGCCTAAATCGGCGCAAAAGCTCGGCATCGATTTTGAGGTCTGCCGTGCGCGTAATCCCGCGATCCTCTATTGCTATGCAAGTGGCTTCGGCCAGCAAGGACCCTATGCCGACGAACCGGCCTATGACGACACGATCCAGGCGGTGTCGGGGCTCGCGCATCTCAACGCGGATAGCGACGGAACGCCGCGCTTCTTGCGCACGATCATCGCCGACAAGGTCGGCGGTCTCCATCTCGTCATCGCGGTCCTCGCCGCGGTCGCGGCGCGTCAGCGCGATGGCGCGGCGCGCTGCATCGAGGCGCCGATGTTCGAAAGCCTCGTATCTTTTCTGATGGTCGAGCAGCTTGCCGGAATGAGTTTCGAACCGCCGCTCGGGGGAACCGGCTACGAACGGCTGAACTCCCCATACCGCAAGCCCTTCGCCACACGCGACGGCTTCATCAGTATCCTTCCATACACGGCGACGCATTGGGCACGCTTTCTCGAGCTGGTCGGGCATGACGAACTTGCGGGCGACCGGCGGGTTACCGATTCGGTCGAACGCAGCCGCAACATTGACATGCTCTATGAAATCATCGAGGCGCAGGCGCCGAAGCGGACGACCGACGAATGGATGACCCTTCTGCGGGCACGCGACGTGCCGTGCGCACGCGTCAACCGGCTCGGAGACCTGTTTGAAAACGAGCATCTGAAGGAGGTCGGAATGTTCAGACCGCTCGAGCACCCGACCGAGGGCCGCACGCTGTCGGTGCGCACGCCCTTTCGCGACATCGGGCGCACCAGTTCACCGGACCGGGCGGCGCCGTCGCTCGGCGCCGATACGTGCAGCATCCTTGAGGAGGCTGGGTTCGATCGCGCGGAGATCGCTGCCCTGATTGCCTCTGGTGCTGCGAGGGCCGCGACGTGA
- a CDS encoding CitMHS family transporter translates to MLALAGLLTILLVLTTIMKKWLSPFVALAAIPLAAALLLGQGQVAGGFMLQGLAAVAPMAAMFLFAILFFSILSHAGLFRPLVGLVIRATRDDPRRVALGTALLTSIVHLDGAGAATFLIVIPPLVPIYDRLGLDRRMLAGIVAMAAGVGNILPWGGPTLRASTALKLPVMTFFAPLIPVYLVGLLTMFAFAWWMGARQLRSPSGIATHTTIDEEHASVPLDGRYALNMLMVVAVLGAMLTSLLHPAIAFMLGTIMALMVNLRGPAAQTAALEAHAPAAMSMVAILIAAGCFTGILRGTGMLDAMAHAGAGLLPASIAGQLPLLTGLTSMPLSLVFDPDSFYFGVLPVLAGVANASGVPAVDVGRAAVLGQMTTGFPVSPLTPSTFLLVGLARIGLADHQRFTIPYLFALSVVMTFAAVAFGVFAP, encoded by the coding sequence ATGCTGGCGCTCGCAGGGCTCCTGACCATCCTTCTGGTCCTGACGACCATTATGAAGAAATGGCTCTCGCCCTTCGTCGCGCTCGCCGCCATCCCCCTCGCCGCCGCCTTGCTTCTGGGGCAAGGCCAGGTGGCCGGCGGCTTCATGCTCCAGGGCCTTGCGGCAGTCGCGCCGATGGCTGCCATGTTCCTCTTTGCGATCCTGTTCTTCTCGATCCTCTCGCACGCTGGGCTCTTCCGCCCCCTGGTGGGACTCGTCATCCGCGCGACGCGCGATGATCCACGGCGCGTCGCGCTCGGAACCGCGCTCCTTACCAGCATCGTGCACCTCGATGGAGCCGGTGCTGCAACCTTCCTCATCGTCATCCCGCCCCTCGTCCCCATTTACGACCGCCTCGGGCTCGATCGGCGAATGCTCGCGGGGATCGTCGCGATGGCCGCCGGGGTTGGCAATATATTGCCGTGGGGCGGTCCGACCCTTCGCGCTTCGACCGCGCTCAAGCTTCCCGTCATGACCTTCTTTGCGCCGCTCATTCCGGTTTATCTTGTCGGTTTGCTCACCATGTTTGCCTTTGCCTGGTGGATGGGCGCGCGCCAGCTTCGGTCCCCATCGGGAATCGCAACGCACACGACGATCGATGAGGAGCATGCGTCCGTCCCGCTCGATGGACGCTATGCGCTCAATATGCTCATGGTGGTGGCCGTTCTGGGCGCGATGCTGACCTCGCTCCTCCATCCCGCCATCGCTTTCATGCTCGGGACGATCATGGCGCTGATGGTCAATCTGCGCGGTCCGGCTGCACAAACCGCGGCGCTCGAAGCGCACGCCCCTGCCGCGATGTCGATGGTCGCCATCCTGATCGCCGCGGGTTGCTTCACCGGCATCCTGCGCGGAACCGGCATGCTCGATGCGATGGCGCACGCGGGCGCGGGGCTACTTCCCGCCAGCATCGCGGGCCAGCTGCCGCTCCTCACGGGTCTCACCTCGATGCCGCTCAGCCTCGTATTCGATCCCGACAGCTTCTATTTCGGGGTCCTTCCGGTTCTCGCCGGTGTTGCGAACGCAAGCGGAGTACCTGCGGTTGATGTCGGCCGAGCCGCCGTGCTCGGGCAGATGACGACGGGCTTTCCCGTCAGCCCGCTGACGCCGTCGACCTTCCTTCTCGTTGGCCTCGCCCGCATTGGCCTTGCCGACCATCAGCGTTTTACAATCCCCTATCTCTTCGCGCTCAGTGTCGTGATGACGTTTGCGGCGGTCGCCTTCGGCGTCTTTGCGCCATGA
- a CDS encoding carboxylesterase/lipase family protein produces the protein MIRRLLLAALLLFPAPGVAGESSIVKTTQGLLAGEILDDGSRVFRGIPYAAPPIGSARWRPPAPPPDWKGIRDATRFGPACMQPLLPVNSLYASEPRAMSEDCLTLNIWTPKAAKKAAVMLWIHGGSLLTGEGASPFFDGARLAREGVVVVTINYRLGVFGFLSHPGLTAESPEYASGNYGLLDQIAALQWVRSNIDAFGGDRENVTVFGQSAGALSIAYLLVSPLADGLFHKAIAQSPYLVPTPELQRPAYGLPSSEAIGLEVAKALGAEDIKALRAIEATRLNALPPKGGPVPQATVDGWFLRGQLPDILDAGEQAKVPLIAGFNSGEIRSIPGLAPPAPSSAEAYEDTVRARFGDLALQYLALYPGTHVTDSLLAATRDAIYGWSAQRLVATQASHGAPSYLYYFDHSYPASDARGLGAFHAIEVPYVFGAAGRDVPLPRNWPVPPIDSRERALSNAVIGYWTSFAKYGRPSVRDGPAWSPYGEAKVYMRFHGRAEAQAGLLSGPYALAEETTCRRRAAGQSWIGAVGSAPPNLPLILCGAPRR, from the coding sequence ATGATACGGCGCCTCCTTCTCGCGGCTCTATTGTTGTTCCCTGCCCCAGGCGTCGCCGGCGAGAGCTCCATCGTCAAAACGACGCAAGGTCTCCTCGCGGGTGAGATTCTCGATGACGGCTCCCGCGTGTTTCGGGGCATTCCCTATGCCGCGCCGCCGATCGGCTCGGCCCGCTGGCGGCCCCCGGCTCCTCCCCCGGACTGGAAAGGCATCCGCGATGCGACGCGTTTCGGACCTGCTTGCATGCAACCCTTGCTTCCGGTGAACAGCCTCTATGCCAGCGAACCTCGCGCCATGAGCGAGGATTGCCTGACGCTCAATATCTGGACGCCGAAAGCTGCGAAAAAAGCGGCCGTCATGCTCTGGATCCACGGCGGCTCACTTCTGACCGGAGAGGGCGCCAGCCCCTTTTTTGATGGCGCCCGGCTCGCCCGCGAGGGTGTCGTGGTTGTCACGATCAACTATCGTCTTGGCGTCTTCGGCTTTCTTTCCCATCCCGGCCTCACAGCTGAATCGCCCGAGTATGCGTCGGGCAATTATGGCCTGCTCGATCAGATTGCGGCGCTGCAATGGGTTCGCAGCAATATCGACGCCTTTGGAGGCGATAGGGAGAATGTCACTGTCTTCGGCCAGTCTGCTGGTGCTCTCAGTATCGCCTATCTGCTTGTCAGTCCGTTGGCGGACGGCCTCTTTCACAAGGCGATCGCGCAAAGTCCCTATCTGGTTCCGACGCCGGAACTCCAGCGCCCCGCCTATGGTCTCCCGTCGAGCGAGGCGATCGGGCTGGAAGTTGCAAAAGCGCTCGGCGCCGAGGACATCAAGGCGCTGCGTGCGATCGAGGCCACCCGGCTCAACGCGCTACCGCCAAAAGGCGGGCCGGTCCCGCAGGCGACCGTGGACGGCTGGTTCCTGCGCGGACAGCTGCCCGATATTCTCGACGCGGGCGAGCAGGCGAAGGTCCCGCTTATCGCAGGCTTCAACAGTGGTGAAATCCGGTCCATTCCAGGACTTGCGCCCCCAGCGCCCTCATCAGCTGAGGCATATGAGGACACCGTCCGCGCCCGCTTCGGTGACCTCGCGCTGCAGTATCTTGCGCTTTATCCAGGGACGCATGTGACGGACTCGCTGCTCGCGGCGACCCGCGACGCAATCTATGGCTGGAGCGCCCAGCGGCTCGTCGCGACGCAGGCAAGCCATGGGGCGCCGTCCTATCTTTATTATTTCGACCACAGCTATCCCGCGTCCGATGCGCGCGGGCTTGGTGCTTTTCACGCCATCGAGGTCCCCTATGTATTCGGTGCGGCCGGCCGCGATGTGCCGCTCCCGCGGAATTGGCCGGTGCCGCCTATCGACAGCAGGGAGCGCGCCTTGTCGAACGCTGTAATCGGCTATTGGACGAGCTTTGCAAAATATGGCCGTCCCTCAGTCCGCGACGGGCCGGCGTGGTCGCCCTATGGCGAGGCGAAGGTCTATATGCGCTTTCACGGCCGCGCCGAGGCGCAGGCGGGACTTCTTTCAGGCCCTTATGCGCTCGCAGAGGAGACCACCTGCCGGCGCCGCGCCGCGGGACAATCCTGGATCGGGGCAGTGGGAAGCGCGCCGCCGAACCTTCCGTTGATCCTGTGCGGCGCACCGAGGCGCTGA
- a CDS encoding TonB-dependent receptor, with amino-acid sequence MKAVWMISASLLSAAIAHPASAQDAPTPVSSDNGAQRVQGGEPALSDGEIIVTATRRSERLRDVPLSITAFSQAKLSSEGIVGYEGLARETPGVVVNKPTANFNNFTARGIATNGYGANLQSTVAIYIDELPISRTGNTTLLDPNLYDVERVEFLRGPQGTLFGSGSLAGALRILTKSPDLDGFDSSALVDIGLTGSDSVRQRYNAMVNVPLIDGALGLRAVGFYRNEEGYVDNVETGIHNANTLKNYGGRLILLAKPTERLSLRLLASYEKSLPKDSALINPTLGRFARRSARPDIFSGEQQNYNATLEYQFDGALLTSSSTYSHFKQEFSADISAAVGRAIPYALNAEGPEKSFVQETRLASDPGGRFDWVVGVFYFYRSTQLENRLLSTAQFLADRGITGGQGPDGDLIGTQVLRLKTHELAGFGELTYHFSDRFWATGGIRYGRTDSQLRNFGGFNTDYITRGLTGGTGALAIADVAPNVQPKVVGKRPSFKGSLSYRLSDDVTTYALVSTGYRAPVQNASAGRVSLIDPTDIVIPNGAGSDKLINYEAGLKGSFFGGAVTGNFALYWIDWKDIQVQANRVSDSAQFATNIGSARSRGLEFEVTARPVPGLSFGVNGSVGGTKITRLTPSEAAISGAVPGARLSAPNFQSSFFAQADFDLSERLSGYVNMTLQHVGSFPNMFQNVPGRPGTVAPTYGYTDDYENINLRLGLRSGNLSAAFYVENLLNDDSTTYLHPEGYLDARYGTLRPRTFGIRLGYNL; translated from the coding sequence ATGAAGGCAGTCTGGATGATTTCGGCGTCATTGTTGAGCGCTGCGATCGCCCATCCGGCGAGTGCGCAGGACGCCCCAACGCCTGTCAGTTCTGACAACGGCGCGCAGAGAGTGCAGGGAGGCGAGCCCGCCCTGAGCGATGGCGAGATCATCGTCACTGCGACGCGGCGCAGCGAGCGGCTTCGCGACGTGCCGCTCAGCATTACCGCCTTCTCGCAGGCGAAACTCTCCTCCGAAGGCATCGTCGGTTATGAAGGTCTCGCGCGCGAAACACCGGGCGTAGTCGTCAACAAGCCGACCGCGAACTTCAACAATTTCACTGCGCGCGGTATCGCGACCAATGGCTATGGCGCCAATCTCCAGTCGACCGTCGCCATCTATATCGACGAACTGCCGATCTCGCGCACGGGCAATACGACGCTGCTTGATCCCAATCTCTACGACGTTGAACGCGTGGAATTTCTTCGCGGACCCCAGGGGACGCTCTTCGGTTCGGGATCGCTTGCCGGTGCGCTGCGCATTTTGACCAAAAGCCCCGACCTCGACGGCTTCGATAGCTCGGCGCTCGTTGACATCGGACTAACGGGCTCGGATTCGGTGCGTCAGCGCTACAATGCGATGGTCAATGTCCCGCTCATCGATGGCGCGCTCGGTCTGCGGGCGGTTGGATTTTACCGAAACGAGGAGGGTTATGTCGACAATGTCGAAACCGGGATCCACAACGCCAATACGCTCAAAAATTACGGCGGCCGACTGATCCTTCTCGCAAAGCCCACCGAGCGGCTCTCGCTCCGTCTGCTGGCCTCCTACGAGAAAAGTCTGCCCAAGGACTCGGCACTCATCAATCCCACGCTTGGCCGCTTCGCCCGGCGCTCGGCACGGCCCGACATCTTCAGCGGTGAGCAGCAGAATTACAATGCAACGCTCGAATATCAGTTCGACGGGGCGCTGCTGACTAGCTCGTCGACCTATTCGCACTTCAAGCAGGAGTTTTCAGCGGACATCTCGGCCGCGGTCGGGCGCGCTATCCCCTATGCGCTTAACGCCGAGGGGCCCGAAAAAAGTTTTGTCCAGGAAACGCGCCTCGCGTCGGACCCGGGCGGAAGATTCGACTGGGTGGTCGGCGTCTTTTATTTTTATCGCTCGACCCAACTTGAAAACCGGCTTTTGAGCACCGCCCAATTTCTCGCGGACCGCGGCATCACAGGTGGACAGGGACCCGACGGCGATCTGATTGGCACCCAGGTTCTGCGCCTCAAGACGCACGAACTCGCAGGGTTTGGCGAACTTACCTATCATTTTAGCGATCGCTTCTGGGCTACCGGGGGAATTCGCTACGGGCGCACAGACTCGCAGCTCAGGAATTTCGGCGGCTTCAACACCGACTACATCACCCGGGGGCTCACCGGCGGCACGGGCGCGCTCGCGATCGCCGATGTCGCGCCCAACGTTCAGCCCAAGGTGGTCGGCAAGCGGCCATCGTTCAAGGGCAGCCTTTCCTATCGACTGTCGGACGATGTCACCACTTATGCGCTGGTCTCAACGGGCTACCGCGCGCCGGTGCAGAATGCGAGCGCAGGCCGTGTCAGCCTCATCGATCCAACCGATATCGTGATCCCGAACGGCGCGGGGTCGGACAAGCTCATCAATTATGAGGCGGGGCTTAAGGGCAGCTTTTTCGGCGGCGCGGTCACGGGCAATTTTGCGCTCTACTGGATCGACTGGAAGGATATCCAGGTCCAGGCCAATCGCGTCTCGGACTCGGCGCAATTTGCTACCAATATCGGCTCGGCGCGAAGCCGCGGCCTTGAATTCGAAGTCACCGCACGCCCCGTTCCCGGCCTCAGCTTTGGCGTCAACGGCTCGGTGGGCGGCACGAAGATTACCCGCTTGACCCCGTCCGAGGCAGCCATTTCGGGCGCGGTGCCGGGCGCGCGACTCTCAGCGCCCAACTTCCAAAGCAGCTTCTTTGCGCAAGCCGACTTCGACCTTTCCGAGCGCCTCTCAGGCTATGTCAACATGACGCTCCAGCATGTCGGCAGCTTTCCGAACATGTTCCAGAATGTGCCCGGGCGCCCAGGGACCGTCGCGCCGACCTACGGTTACACCGATGATTATGAGAATATCAACCTGCGCCTCGGGTTGCGGAGCGGCAATCTTTCGGCGGCGTTCTACGTCGAGAATCTCCTGAACGACGATTCGACGACTTACCTTCACCCTGAAGGTTATCTCGATGCCCGGTACGGAACGCTACGTCCGCGCACTTTCGGGATCCGGCTTGGCTATAATCTTTGA
- a CDS encoding serine hydrolase domain-containing protein: MIRRAAATFALMMLAAGALVPAAARDEVAPVREQLRAELANAAARGRIPGAIAIIAKGTERLVDVTVGHSDIAAKKPLGHDAIFRLYSMSKPITSVAILMLAERGKLRLEDPVAHYLPEWRDMRVYVSGELDDMVTEPVRRPVTIADLLTHSGGLTYHFTGDTPVHQYYRKYGVMRDTPVGRMSGDGAPARTLRELVARLSRAPMLHQPGETFAYSYSTTVLGAVIERVSGQRLDRFLKAELFLPLGMTDTGFYVAEADLDRFTPLYRESADGLQVAETPESSDYRDPARLLDGGGAIAGSADDYLRFAQMLANDGTLGGVQILSKASVDAMFTPRIALAGFGPEHAPFGYGVLLGDAESEARGGLPAGAGGWAGSGNTWFFVDRKRRSVALVMTHFLGNGEGQAAIRNALTSAYSQLVRP, translated from the coding sequence GTGATCAGACGCGCGGCCGCCACCTTCGCACTTATGATGCTTGCGGCGGGCGCATTGGTGCCGGCAGCTGCCCGCGACGAGGTTGCGCCGGTGCGCGAGCAGCTTCGGGCCGAGCTTGCAAATGCCGCCGCTCGCGGGCGTATCCCTGGCGCGATCGCGATCATCGCAAAGGGGACGGAAAGACTGGTCGACGTCACCGTCGGCCACAGCGATATCGCCGCCAAAAAGCCGCTCGGTCACGATGCGATTTTCCGGCTCTATTCGATGTCGAAGCCGATCACCAGCGTCGCAATTTTGATGCTCGCCGAACGCGGCAAGCTGCGTCTTGAGGATCCGGTCGCGCACTATCTTCCCGAGTGGCGCGACATGCGGGTCTATGTCTCGGGCGAGCTCGATGACATGGTGACCGAGCCGGTACGCCGCCCGGTGACGATCGCCGATCTTCTCACACATAGCGGAGGGCTTACCTATCATTTCACCGGCGACACGCCGGTGCATCAATATTATCGCAAATATGGCGTGATGCGCGATACGCCGGTGGGCCGGATGTCCGGCGACGGCGCCCCTGCGCGGACGCTTCGCGAGCTCGTCGCGCGGCTCTCCCGCGCCCCGATGCTCCACCAGCCGGGCGAGACCTTCGCCTACAGCTATTCAACGACCGTACTCGGTGCCGTGATCGAACGAGTAAGCGGCCAGAGGCTCGACCGCTTTTTGAAGGCCGAGCTGTTTTTGCCCCTCGGCATGACGGATACCGGCTTTTATGTCGCAGAGGCCGATCTGGACCGCTTCACGCCGCTCTATCGCGAAAGCGCCGACGGGCTCCAGGTCGCCGAAACGCCCGAATCGTCCGACTACCGCGACCCGGCGCGCCTGCTCGACGGGGGCGGTGCGATCGCGGGCTCCGCGGATGACTATCTCCGATTTGCGCAGATGCTTGCGAACGATGGAACGCTGGGAGGGGTGCAGATCCTGTCGAAAGCGAGTGTCGATGCCATGTTCACGCCGCGGATCGCGCTGGCCGGGTTCGGCCCCGAACACGCGCCGTTCGGCTATGGCGTCCTGCTCGGCGATGCTGAATCCGAGGCGCGCGGCGGACTACCCGCCGGCGCGGGCGGCTGGGCGGGGTCGGGCAACACCTGGTTTTTCGTCGACCGCAAGCGTCGCAGCGTCGCGCTTGTGATGACGCATTTTCTCGGCAACGGGGAAGGGCAAGCGGCGATCCGAAACGCTCTTACGAGCGCCTATTCGCAGCTGGTTCGTCCCTGA